A genome region from Gossypium hirsutum isolate 1008001.06 chromosome A04, Gossypium_hirsutum_v2.1, whole genome shotgun sequence includes the following:
- the LOC107948909 gene encoding amino acid transporter AVT1D has translation MKIDEDLGLDREDAFQTDDEENRAERVCCHVEDDTESDFTFPSRNSSNNCIGANNSKWPQSYRKSMDMLKGTAPQSLSFLKRSGATGSMGSSSCNNDESSLGTPFIFDTILDEEVHTPVLLTSDQSVSVNGSIPSEKQCSFTQALINGINVLSGIGLLTTPYAVKEGGWFSLTLLIIFGIIACYTGVLLKRCLESSPGLQTYPDIGQAAFGVAGRLMISVILYAELYAACVEYVIMMSDNLSMIFPTTNIHFAEIYLDAPQVFAIIGTLIILPTVWLRDLSLLSYISVGGVGASILMVLCLLWVGVDQVGFHRGGTALNLANLPISVGIYSFCYAGHSVFPNIYSSMREPSLFPFVLIGSFMFCWTVCTGVAISGFLIFGDSVESQFTLNMPMKFLASKIAVCTVVIITVSKYALTLTPIALSLEELVSSTWFRSYGVSILIRTALVISTLVVAMTVPFFAFVMALAGSLLAMLITIIFPCACYLSILGDRLNKLQITACICIAVLGLVIACLGTYSSIIRIAGRLD, from the exons ATGAAGATAGATGAGGATCTTGGTTTAGATCGAGAAGATGCATTCCAAACAGACGACGAAGAAAATCGAGCTGAAAGGGTATGTTGTCACGTTGAGGATGACACAGAATCTGATTTCACTTTCCCCTCCCGAAATTCCTCCAATAATTGCATTGGAGCCAACAATTCCAAATGGCCTCAAAGTTACAG GAAATCAATGGATATGCTTAAAGGTACTGCGCCGCAGTCGCTTAGTTTCTTAAAGAGAAGTGGTGCAACAGGATCAATGGGCAGTTCCAGCTGTAACAATGATGAGTCTTCCCTGGGTACTCCATTCATTTTCGATACCATTTTAGATGAAGAAGTGCATACCCCTGTTCTCCTAACTTCAGATCAAAGTGTTTCTGTCAATGGATCAATACCATCAGAGAAGCAGTGTTCATTTACCCAAGCACTTATTAATG GAATCAATGTTCTGTCCGGCATAGGACTCCTTACAACTCCTTATGCAGTGAAAGAAGGAGGGTGGTTTAGCCTCACATTACTCATAATATTTGGAATCATTGCTTGTTATACTGGAGTTTTATTAAAAAGATGTTTAGAAAGCTCTCCTGGCCTACAAACTTATCCTGATATCGGACAGGCCGCTTTCGGTGTAGCCGGTCGCTTAATGATATCT GTGATTTTGTATGCAGAATTATAT GCGGCGTGTGTGGAGTACGTAATAATGATGAGTGATAACCTGTCGATGATTTTCCCGACCACCAACATACATTTTGCGGAAATATATCTGGATGCTCCTCAAGTATTTGCTATCATAGGAACTCTCATTATTCTCCCAACTGTTTGGCTTCGAGACCTTAGCTTGCTCTCATACATTTCAG TTGGTGGAGTTGGGGCATCAATCTTAATGGTGCTTTGCTTGTTATGGGTTGGAGTCGATCAGGTCGGGTTTCATCGAGGTGGAACTGCTCTTAACCTTGCAAACCTTCCCATCTCAGTTGGTATATACAGCTTCTGCTATGCCGGCCATTCCGTTTTTCCAAATATATATTCTTCCATGAGAGAgccctctctttttccttttgTTCTTATAGGCAG CTTTATGTTTTGTTGGACCGTTTGCACAGGGGTAGCTATCTCTGGCTTTCTCATATTTGGTGACTCAGTTGAATCTCAATTTACTCTAAACATGCCCATGAAATTCTTGGCCTCGAAAATCGCAGTCTGCACTGTG GTTATCATAACGGTATCAAAATATGCCTTGACACTTACGCCCATTGCTTTGAGTCTAGAAGAACTTGTATCCTCCACATGGTTTAGATCTTATGGTGTTTCTATACTCATAAGAACAGCTTTAGTGATTTCAACTTTAGTGGTTGCAATGACGGTTCCcttttttg CTTTTGTGATGGCATTGGCAGGATCTTTGCTTGCAATGCTGATT ACTATCATCTTTCCATGTGCCTGTTATCTCAGCATACTTGGCGATAGATTAAACAAGTTACAA ATAACAGCCTGCATTTGCATTGCTGTTCTAGGACTGGTAATCGCTTGTCTTGGTACATATTCTTCGATCATAAGAATAGCTGGCCGACTCGATTGA